Within the Agromyces ramosus genome, the region TGCCGCCCTGCATCTCGGCCGGCTGCGTCTTGCCCTCCCGCGCAGTGAGCGTCAGCTGCTCGAGCGACGCGGCGAGCTCGACCATCGTCATCGCCTGCGCCTCCTTGATGTTCGGCACGATCAGGCCGCGAGGGGTGGCCGCGGCGACGCCGAGGTTCACGTAGTGCTTGACGACGATCTCCTCGTCGGTCCACTGGGCGTTCACCGAGGGGTTGCGGCGCACTGCCCAGATCATCGCCTTGGCCATGATCAGCAGCGGCGAGATGCGCAGGCCCGCGTAGTCGGGTGAGGCCTTCAGGCGCTTCAGGTACTCCATCGTGCGGGTGGCGTCGACGTCGACGAACACGCTCACGTGCGGCGCGGTGAACGCGCTGTGCACCATCGCGTTCGCGATCGCCTTGCGCACGCCCTTCACCGGGATGCGGTCTTCGCGCCCCTCGGGCCACTCCGGTGTCTGGATGTTGCGGAAGACGCTCACCTGGCTCGCGTCGCGGATCACGTCGTCGCGCGTGATGTCGCCGATCGGACCCGTGGGCACGACGCGGGAGAGGTCGACGCCGAGGTCTTTCGCGAGCTTGCGGATCGGCGGCTTCGCGATCACGGGCACCCCGGTGTCGAGTCGCGCAGCAGGCGCGCTCGGACGAGCGGCGGGGGTGCCCGCCGCAGCCGCGGCGGCGGACGCCGGGGGAGCGGTCGGGGCAGCGGTTGCCGGCACGGTGGCGAAGTTCTCGTGCGCGCCACCCGGTGACGGATGCCGCTTGCGCCGTGTGGGCGCCGGCCCCGACGATCCGTGGCCCACGAGCACCGCGCCACCGCCCTCGGACGCGGTCGGCGCATGCGACGCGACGGTGCCCGACGGGGGAGCGGGAACCGCGGGGGCGGCCGGCGCCGTCGACGGGGCCGGTGCGGATTCGGCCGGCGTGGCACCCGGCGCGGGGGAGGCAGACCCGGGGCCCGGGGCATCCGTCTGGATCACCAGGATCGGCGTGCCGACGTTCACCGTGTTGCCCTCGTCGACGAGGAGCTCGGAGACGACACCCTCGAACGCGCTCGGCAGCTCGACGAGCGACTTGGCCGTCTCGATCTCGACGAACACCTGGTCGAGCGCGATGCGGTCGCCGGGGGCGACCCGCCACTGCACGATCTCGGCCTCGGTGAGACCCTCGCCGACGTCAGGGAGGGGGAATCGGATCTCGCTCATGTCTACACCCTCGCAGTCGATCTATGCCGTCGTCGTCATGTCAGTGCGCCGCGGCGCGCCGTCAGTACTTCAGTGCCCGGTCGACGGCCTCGAGCACCCGGTCGGGACTCGGCAGGTACTCGGTCTCGAGCGCGGCCGGCGGGAAAGGGGTGTCGAAGCTCGACACGCGCAGCACCGGCGCCTCGAGGGAGTAGAACGCCCGCTCGGCCACGGTCGCCGCGATCTCGGACCCGATGCTCACGAATCCGTAGGCCTCTTGAGCCACCACGAGCCGACCCGTGCGCTGCACCGACGCGAGCAGGGGGCCGTAGTCGATGGGGGAGAGCGAGCGCAGGTCGACGACCTCGATGCTCGTGCCCTCGTCGGCCGCGATGTCGGCGGCCTGCAGCAATGTCGAGACCATGGCGCCATGGCCGACCACCGTGACATCCGTGCCCTGACGGATGACCCGGCTCGCGTGCAGCGGCATGCCCGAGTGATCGAGGTCGACCGGGCCCTTCGGCCAGTACCGGCTCTTCGGCTCGAAGAACAGCACGGGGTCGTTCGAGGCGATGGCCTCTCTGGATCATCCAGTACGCGTCGTGCGGGCTCGACGGGCTCACCACGCGCAGGCCCGGAGTGTGCGCGAAGTACGCCTCGGGGCTCTCCTGATGGTGCTCGATCGAGCCGATGTGGCCGCCGTAGGGCACCCGGATCACGACCGGCATCGACAGCGCGCCGTCGTGGCGCAGCGTGAGCCGGGCGAGCTGCGTGGTGATCTGGTCGAACGCGGGGAAGATGAAGCCGTCGAACTGGATCTCGACGACCGGCCGGTAGCCGCGCATCGCGAGGCCGATCGCGGTGCCGACGATGCCCGACTCGGCGAGCGGGGTGTCGAGTACGCGCTTGTCGCCGAACTCGGCCGAGAGCCCCTCGGTCACGCGGAACACGCCGCCGAGCGGACCGATGTCCTCGCCCATGAGCAGCACCTTGTCGTCGGCGCGCATCGCGTCGCGGAGGCCGGCGGTGATCGCCTTCGCCATCGACAGGGTCTGCACGCCGCGGCGCTCGGGCTCGGCGACGGATGCCTCGGCGGGCGTCGCGGCAACGGACTCGGGCGCTGCGGCATCCGTGACCGCGACCTGCTGCTCGTGGTCGGTGCGTGCGCTCATGCTGCGCCTCCCTCGAAACCCGACTCGTAGGCGTGGAGCCACGCCGACTGCTCATCCATGAGCGGGTGCTGGTCGGTGTAGACATGCGCGAAGATCTTCTCGCGGGTCGGCGCCGGCACGTCGAGCGCCCGGCGGCGAAGGTCGGCAGCCACCTCGGCGGCCTCGGCGTCGACGTCGGTGAAGAACGCGGCGGATGCCCCGCGGCCCTCGAGCCACCTGCGGTAGCGCGTGATCGGATCACGCTCGGCCCAGTACTCGACCTCGCCGTCGGTGCGGTACTTCGTGGGATCGTCGGCGGTCGTGTGTGCGCCCATGCGGTAGGTGACGGCCTCGATGAGGCTTGGGCCGTGGCCGCCGCGCGCCTCTTCGAGCGACTGCCGCGTGACGGCGTAGCTCGCGAGCACGTCATTGCCGTCGATGCGCACGCCCGGCATGCCGAAGCCGTGACCGCGCCCGGCGAGCGGGCTGCGCGACTGCCGCGAGACGGGCACCGAGATCGCCCACTGGTTGTTCTGGATGAAGAACACCTGCGGCGTCTGGTAGCTCGACGCGAACACGAGGGCCTCGCTCGCGTCGCCCTGGGAGGTGGCGCCGTCGCCGTAGTACACGATGACCGCGGCATCCGTCTCGGGGTCACCCGTGCCGGTGGCGCCGTCGAACTGCATGCCCATGGCGTAGCCCGTGGCGTGCAGGGTCTGCGAGGCGAGCACGAGCGTGTAGAGGTGGAAGTTGCCGTTCTCCTCGGGGTTCCACCCGCCGAGCGTCGCGCCGCGGAGGAGGGCGAGGATGCGCACCGGGTCGAGTCCGCGGATGATGCCGACGATGTGCTCGCGGTACGACGGGAAGAGATGGTCTTGCGGGCGGGCGGCGTGTGCCGAGCCGACCTGCGCGGCCTCCTGGCCGTGGCTCGGCACCCAGAGCGCGAGCTGGCCCTGCCGCTGCAGGTTCGCGCACGCCAGGTCGATGCGTCGCGAGACGGCCATGTCGCGGTAGAACCGCTCGAGGGTGGCGTCGTCGAGCGCCTCGACGACGGGGAGGTACGGCTCGGCCTCAGCCGAGGGACGCAACTCGCCCTCTGGGGTCAGGAGCTGGACCGTCGGCGCGGTGAAGTCTCTCTCGCGGGCTGCCACCGTTCCACGCTACCCGCTATGCGGGACGCCCTTCTTGTGAGACCGGAACAAGCTCCCCGAGAATCCGGAGGAGGGTATCGACAGATTCCTCCTCGCCGACCGACACCCGGATGCCGTCGAGCGGGAACGCGCGGGTGACGAGTCCCGCGTCGAACAGTCGCTCGGCGACCGCGGTCGTCTCGTTGCCGGTGGGCAGCCAGACGAAGTTGCCCTGGGCGACGGGCACCGGCCAGCCCTGCTCGACGAGAGCGGCGCGGAGCCGGTCGCGACGCTCGACGATGACGTCGACCCGG harbors:
- a CDS encoding dihydrolipoamide acetyltransferase family protein, translating into MSEIRFPLPDVGEGLTEAEIVQWRVAPGDRIALDQVFVEIETAKSLVELPSAFEGVVSELLVDEGNTVNVGTPILVIQTDAPGPGSASPAPGATPAESAPAPSTAPAAPAVPAPPSGTVASHAPTASEGGGAVLVGHGSSGPAPTRRKRHPSPGGAHENFATVPATAAPTAPPASAAAAAAGTPAARPSAPAARLDTGVPVIAKPPIRKLAKDLGVDLSRVVPTGPIGDITRDDVIRDASQVSVFRNIQTPEWPEGREDRIPVKGVRKAIANAMVHSAFTAPHVSVFVDVDATRTMEYLKRLKASPDYAGLRISPLLIMAKAMIWAVRRNPSVNAQWTDEEIVVKHYVNLGVAAATPRGLIVPNIKEAQAMTMVELAASLEQLTLTAREGKTQPAEMQGGTITITNIGVFGMDTGTPILNPGEVAIVALGTIKQKPWVVDGEVRPRFVTTIGASFDHRVVDGDVASRFLADVASIIEEPALLLE
- a CDS encoding thiamine pyrophosphate-dependent dehydrogenase E1 component subunit alpha, with product MAARERDFTAPTVQLLTPEGELRPSAEAEPYLPVVEALDDATLERFYRDMAVSRRIDLACANLQRQGQLALWVPSHGQEAAQVGSAHAARPQDHLFPSYREHIVGIIRGLDPVRILALLRGATLGGWNPEENGNFHLYTLVLASQTLHATGYAMGMQFDGATGTGDPETDAAVIVYYGDGATSQGDASEALVFASSYQTPQVFFIQNNQWAISVPVSRQSRSPLAGRGHGFGMPGVRIDGNDVLASYAVTRQSLEEARGGHGPSLIEAVTYRMGAHTTADDPTKYRTDGEVEYWAERDPITRYRRWLEGRGASAAFFTDVDAEAAEVAADLRRRALDVPAPTREKIFAHVYTDQHPLMDEQSAWLHAYESGFEGGAA